One Frankia alni ACN14a DNA window includes the following coding sequences:
- the fdxA gene encoding ferredoxin, with translation MTFVVTSACIDVKDTACLGECPVDCIYEGVRKLYINPNECIDCGACESACPVDAIMSVRLVPRAEAEFVVDEARFFTTILPGRDAPVGDPGGAGRVGPIRADTPFVAGYGR, from the coding sequence ATGACGTTTGTCGTCACGTCCGCCTGCATTGATGTGAAGGATACCGCCTGCCTGGGCGAATGTCCGGTCGACTGCATCTATGAGGGCGTGCGGAAGCTGTACATCAATCCGAACGAGTGCATCGACTGCGGGGCGTGCGAGTCGGCCTGTCCGGTCGACGCGATCATGAGTGTCCGGCTGGTACCGCGGGCGGAAGCCGAGTTCGTCGTGGACGAGGCCCGCTTCTTCACCACCATCCTGCCTGGGCGGGATGCACCCGTCGGCGATCCGGGCGGCGCAGGCAGGGTAGGCCCGATCAGGGCCGACACCCCCTTCGTCGCGGGGTACGGACGCTGA
- a CDS encoding HesA/MoeB/ThiF family protein — MVTARSHSHPRLRSMCPGPPARILPVQATPPTAETSRRFDRQVTIPGFGVAAQRRLSQATVLVAGVGGVGGAAATYLAAAGVGRLILIHPGDLAEPDLNRQTLMRPERVGEPRVFCAADTLRAHHPGVEIVAVDRDLTDPAVPGLIAEADVVVDARHNSPERYLINRLCVQAAVPLVVAAMNATEAYLMVVRPGEPCLRCVFGEGDPAWEPLGFPVLGAVAGTVGCLAATEALKIAGGFGESAVGRLVHLDLWDVDLRTPRTRRDPACPDCGPGSTP, encoded by the coding sequence ATGGTCACTGCCCGGTCTCACTCACACCCGCGCCTGCGGTCGATGTGCCCCGGCCCGCCCGCGCGGATCCTGCCCGTCCAGGCGACTCCGCCCACGGCCGAGACCTCCCGGCGCTTCGACCGGCAGGTGACCATCCCCGGCTTCGGGGTGGCGGCCCAGCGGCGGTTGAGCCAGGCGACGGTGCTGGTGGCCGGCGTCGGCGGGGTCGGCGGGGCGGCGGCGACCTACCTGGCCGCCGCCGGGGTCGGCCGCCTCATCCTGATCCACCCGGGCGACCTGGCGGAGCCCGACCTGAACCGGCAGACGCTCATGCGGCCGGAGCGGGTCGGCGAGCCCCGGGTGTTCTGCGCGGCGGACACCCTGCGCGCCCACCACCCGGGCGTCGAGATCGTCGCGGTCGACCGTGACCTCACGGACCCGGCCGTGCCCGGCCTGATCGCCGAGGCGGACGTCGTCGTCGACGCCCGGCACAACTCTCCCGAGCGCTACCTGATCAACCGGTTGTGCGTGCAGGCGGCGGTGCCGCTGGTCGTCGCCGCGATGAACGCCACCGAGGCGTACCTGATGGTGGTCCGGCCGGGGGAGCCGTGCCTGCGCTGCGTGTTCGGTGAGGGCGACCCGGCCTGGGAGCCGCTCGGCTTCCCGGTGCTCGGCGCCGTCGCCGGCACGGTGGGCTGCCTGGCCGCGACGGAGGCACTCAAGATCGCCGGCGGGTTCGGCGAGTCGGCGGTCGGCCGCCTCGTCCATCTCGACCTGTGGGACGTCGACCTGCGCACCCCGCGGACCCGACGCGACCCGGCCTGCCCGGACTGCGGCCCGGGGAGCACGCCGTGA
- a CDS encoding response regulator produces the protein MTTSRPVNSFDVLLVEDDPGDVLMTREAFADDRINGRLHVVNDGIEAMAFLRREAPFTDVPSADLVLLDLNLPRRNGIEVLAEIKADAELRRIPVVVLTTSDAAEDILRSYNLYANAYVTKSVDFDRFVDDVRFIDDFFITVVRLPRR, from the coding sequence ATGACGACGAGTCGGCCCGTCAACTCGTTCGACGTACTGCTGGTCGAGGACGATCCGGGGGACGTCCTCATGACCCGTGAGGCGTTCGCCGACGATCGGATCAACGGCCGGTTGCACGTCGTCAACGACGGCATCGAGGCCATGGCGTTCCTGCGGCGCGAGGCGCCGTTCACCGACGTCCCCAGCGCCGACCTGGTCCTGCTCGACCTCAACCTGCCCCGCCGCAACGGCATCGAGGTGCTCGCGGAGATCAAGGCCGACGCGGAGCTGCGCCGCATCCCCGTCGTGGTGCTCACGACGTCGGACGCGGCCGAGGACATCCTGCGCAGCTACAACCTGTACGCCAACGCCTACGTGACGAAGTCGGTCGACTTCGATCGCTTCGTCGACGACGTGCGCTTCATCGACGACTTCTTCATCACGGTCGTCCGCCTGCCCCGCCGCTGA
- a CDS encoding 2-oxoacid:acceptor oxidoreductase subunit alpha produces the protein MPTEQLSERSEGARRLENVVIRFAGDSGDGMQLTGDRFGAQAAAIGNDVATLPNYPAEIRAPAGTVAGVSSYQLHIADHDIRTPGDQPDVLVAMNPAALKANVGELRPGGVIILDTDAFSVLGLEKAGYDVDPLTDGSLDAFQVHAINLTGFAAAAVADHNLKRKDAARTKNMFALGLVSWMFSQPIEDTIAYLHKRFASKPDVQAANVSALRAGWIYGESTEAFANVYEVKPAPLPAGTYRHMKGNKAVAYGLVAAAHQAGMPLFLGAYPITPASEILHELSALASNDVRSFQAEDEIAAIGAAIGGSFAGMLGVTVTSGPGMALKAEALGLAVIMELPLVIVNVQRGGPSTGLPTKTEQSDLLQALYGRHGEAPLPVLAVRSAADGFDAAMEAARIALTYRTPVILLSDAYIANGSEPWRVPDVEELPFIGIDLATEPNAVDAEGNPVFLPYARDPITLARPLAIPGTPGLTHRIGGLEKADLTGAVSYDPDNHDLMIRTRQSKIDGIDVPPLEVDDPSGPPGSGADVLVIGWGSTWGPIGEACREVRAQGLKVAQAHLRHIAPLPANLASVLSEYHTVLVPEMNLGQLAGHLRRETLIDTVGYNQTRGMPFRTAELTSVITRVIQGIDADTAPEAGTKPLGDVGARLAARSDAASAKPAAHTGTPTGTQNDATREAGR, from the coding sequence ATGCCCACCGAGCAGTTGTCCGAACGGTCCGAAGGGGCCAGACGGCTGGAGAACGTGGTGATCCGCTTCGCCGGTGACTCCGGCGACGGGATGCAGCTCACCGGTGACCGGTTCGGCGCCCAGGCGGCCGCGATCGGCAACGACGTGGCGACGCTGCCGAACTACCCGGCGGAGATCCGCGCCCCAGCGGGCACCGTGGCCGGCGTGTCGAGCTACCAGCTCCACATCGCCGACCACGACATCCGGACCCCCGGTGACCAGCCTGACGTCCTCGTCGCCATGAACCCCGCGGCGCTCAAGGCCAACGTCGGCGAGCTGCGTCCCGGCGGCGTCATCATCCTGGACACCGACGCGTTCTCGGTGCTGGGCCTGGAGAAGGCCGGCTACGACGTCGACCCGCTGACCGACGGCTCGCTGGACGCCTTCCAGGTGCACGCGATCAACCTCACCGGGTTCGCCGCGGCCGCCGTCGCCGATCACAACCTCAAGCGCAAGGACGCCGCGCGGACGAAGAACATGTTCGCCCTCGGCCTGGTCTCCTGGATGTTCAGCCAGCCGATCGAGGACACGATCGCCTACCTGCACAAGCGCTTCGCCTCGAAGCCCGACGTGCAGGCCGCGAACGTCTCCGCGCTGCGCGCCGGCTGGATCTACGGCGAGTCGACCGAGGCCTTCGCGAACGTCTACGAGGTGAAGCCGGCCCCGCTCCCGGCTGGCACCTACCGGCACATGAAGGGCAACAAGGCCGTCGCCTACGGGCTGGTCGCCGCGGCGCACCAGGCCGGGATGCCGCTGTTCCTCGGCGCCTACCCGATCACCCCGGCGTCGGAGATCCTGCACGAGCTGTCCGCGCTGGCGTCCAACGACGTGCGCTCCTTCCAGGCCGAGGACGAGATCGCGGCCATCGGCGCGGCGATCGGCGGGTCCTTCGCCGGCATGCTCGGGGTGACCGTCACCTCCGGGCCCGGGATGGCGCTCAAGGCCGAGGCGCTCGGCCTCGCGGTGATCATGGAGCTGCCGCTCGTCATCGTCAACGTGCAGCGTGGCGGGCCGTCCACCGGCCTGCCGACCAAGACCGAGCAGTCCGACCTGCTGCAGGCGCTCTACGGCCGGCACGGGGAGGCGCCGCTGCCGGTGCTCGCCGTGCGCTCGGCGGCGGACGGCTTCGACGCCGCGATGGAGGCCGCGCGGATCGCGCTGACCTACCGCACCCCGGTCATCCTGCTCTCCGACGCCTACATCGCCAACGGCAGCGAGCCCTGGCGGGTCCCCGACGTCGAGGAGCTGCCGTTCATCGGGATCGACCTGGCCACCGAGCCGAACGCGGTCGACGCCGAGGGCAACCCGGTCTTCCTGCCGTACGCGCGTGACCCGATCACTCTCGCCCGGCCGCTGGCGATCCCCGGCACCCCGGGGCTGACCCACCGGATCGGCGGCCTGGAGAAGGCCGACCTCACCGGCGCGGTGTCCTACGACCCGGACAACCACGACCTCATGATCCGGACCCGGCAGTCGAAGATCGATGGCATCGACGTGCCGCCGCTGGAGGTCGACGACCCGAGCGGCCCGCCCGGATCCGGCGCGGACGTGCTCGTGATCGGCTGGGGTTCGACGTGGGGCCCGATCGGGGAGGCCTGCCGGGAGGTTCGGGCCCAGGGCCTGAAGGTCGCCCAGGCGCACCTGCGTCACATCGCGCCGCTGCCGGCGAACCTCGCCTCGGTGCTCTCCGAGTACCACACCGTGCTCGTGCCCGAGATGAACCTGGGGCAGCTCGCCGGCCACCTGCGCCGCGAGACCCTGATCGACACCGTCGGTTACAACCAGACCCGCGGGATGCCGTTCCGGACGGCGGAGCTCACCTCCGTCATCACCCGGGTGATCCAGGGCATCGACGCCGACACCGCGCCGGAGGCGGGCACGAAGCCGCTCGGCGACGTCGGCGCGCGCCTCGCGGCCAGGTCGGACGCGGCGTCGGCGAAGCCCGCGGCACACACCGGCACCCCCACCGGTACCCAGAACGACGCGACCCGGGAGGCGGGACGATGA
- a CDS encoding 2-oxoacid:ferredoxin oxidoreductase subunit beta, which translates to MSTVNGKAEEPAGASGRRAPTVADFTTGQEVRWCPGCGDHAILSTMRGLLPALGVAPENTVVVSGIGCSSRLPYYLDTYGIHSIHGRAPSFATGISINRPDLSVWVVTGDGDALAIGGNHLIHALRRNVNLKILLLNNEIYGLTKGQASPTSKVGTIGPSSPFGSLDNPFNPVALALGAGATFVARTIDSDRRHLTATLTAAAAHKGAALVEIRQGCPTFSAIPRQGGRGAAQAAPAEPDNPGAPEHGPIRLSPGLPIVFGSNEQWGVIRDPSTGELGIGHGGDSRVVVHDPGTQNSTYAYALARLAETSLAEPPIGVYRSVSQPSFDQLYQERLATARPGGRGDLGTLLKGTDSWVHAG; encoded by the coding sequence ATGAGCACGGTCAACGGAAAGGCCGAGGAGCCGGCCGGCGCGAGCGGCCGACGGGCGCCCACGGTGGCGGACTTCACCACCGGCCAGGAGGTCCGCTGGTGCCCCGGCTGCGGGGACCACGCGATCCTGTCGACGATGCGCGGGCTGCTGCCGGCCCTCGGCGTCGCGCCCGAGAACACCGTGGTGGTGTCGGGCATCGGCTGCTCCTCGCGGCTGCCCTACTACCTCGACACCTACGGCATCCACTCGATCCACGGTCGGGCGCCGTCGTTCGCGACCGGCATCTCGATCAACCGGCCGGACCTGTCGGTCTGGGTCGTCACCGGTGACGGCGACGCGCTCGCCATCGGCGGCAACCACCTGATCCACGCGTTGCGGCGCAACGTGAACCTCAAGATCCTGTTGCTCAACAACGAGATCTACGGCCTCACCAAGGGGCAGGCCTCGCCGACGTCCAAGGTCGGCACGATCGGCCCGTCGAGCCCGTTCGGCTCGCTCGACAACCCGTTCAACCCGGTCGCGCTCGCGCTCGGCGCCGGGGCGACGTTCGTGGCCCGCACGATCGACTCCGACCGCCGCCACCTCACGGCGACGCTGACCGCCGCCGCGGCGCACAAGGGCGCGGCGCTGGTGGAGATCCGCCAGGGCTGCCCCACGTTCAGCGCGATCCCCCGCCAGGGCGGCCGGGGTGCCGCCCAGGCGGCTCCCGCGGAGCCGGACAACCCGGGGGCGCCCGAGCACGGCCCGATCCGGCTCTCGCCCGGCCTGCCGATCGTCTTCGGCAGCAACGAGCAGTGGGGCGTGATCCGCGACCCGAGCACCGGCGAGCTGGGCATCGGGCACGGCGGCGACTCCCGCGTCGTCGTCCACGACCCGGGCACCCAGAACTCGACCTACGCCTACGCGTTGGCCCGCCTGGCGGAGACGTCGCTCGCCGAGCCGCCCATCGGGGTGTACCGGTCGGTCTCCCAGCCGAGCTTCGACCAGCTCTACCAGGAGCGGCTCGCGACGGCGCGTCCCGGCGGTCGTGGGGACCTGGGGACGCTGCTCAAGGGCACCGACTCCTGGGTCCACGCCGGCTAG
- a CDS encoding LysR family transcriptional regulator, with translation MDPQHLRTFVGVATAGSFSAAARELGYTQSAVSQQIAALEADLGVVLLHRRPVGVTEAGARLLEHAGPLLLRLAAARTDVTRAAGAPSERLSVATHALAADRLAPVLADVLAGRPRLDVRVVVAGTAAVADGVARGEFDLGLAVGLATPGDPLRLPDVGPVRAVGVAADPAAVALPRGHPFARRTGLRLADLVDARWIDAPEVATAMADLRLVTGELRLRAHLRYDGADVAGLLALVAAGQGLGMLPRRLLAAGRRHGPAGGEDLDPHDADTRGPATSGGAEHGGDDSPGTVRADPIGVPLLGPAPEFRTELLWTGRPGPAALALSRAFGG, from the coding sequence GTGGATCCCCAGCACCTGCGCACGTTCGTCGGCGTCGCCACCGCCGGGTCGTTCTCGGCCGCCGCCCGCGAACTGGGCTACACCCAGTCCGCCGTCTCGCAGCAGATCGCGGCGCTGGAGGCCGACCTCGGCGTCGTGCTGCTGCACCGCCGGCCCGTAGGCGTCACGGAGGCCGGCGCCCGCCTGCTGGAGCATGCGGGGCCGTTGCTGCTGCGCCTGGCCGCCGCGCGCACCGACGTCACGCGCGCTGCCGGCGCGCCGAGCGAGCGGCTGTCGGTCGCCACCCATGCGCTGGCCGCCGACCGGCTCGCCCCGGTCCTCGCCGACGTCCTGGCCGGCCGGCCCCGGCTGGACGTCCGCGTCGTCGTCGCCGGCACCGCGGCGGTGGCCGACGGCGTGGCCCGGGGGGAGTTCGATCTCGGCCTCGCCGTCGGGCTGGCCACACCCGGCGACCCGTTGCGGCTACCCGATGTGGGGCCCGTTCGGGCGGTCGGGGTCGCCGCGGATCCGGCCGCCGTGGCCCTCCCCCGCGGGCACCCGTTCGCCCGGCGCACCGGGCTGCGGTTGGCCGACCTCGTCGACGCCCGCTGGATCGACGCGCCCGAGGTGGCGACCGCGATGGCCGATCTTCGGCTCGTGACCGGGGAGCTGCGCTTGCGGGCGCACCTGCGCTACGACGGCGCGGACGTCGCGGGCCTGCTCGCGCTGGTCGCCGCCGGCCAGGGCCTCGGGATGCTCCCCCGCCGCCTGCTCGCCGCCGGCCGGCGCCACGGTCCGGCCGGCGGCGAGGATCTCGACCCGCACGACGCCGACACGCGCGGCCCCGCCACGTCCGGCGGCGCCGAGCACGGCGGCGACGACAGCCCGGGTACCGTCCGGGCGGACCCGATCGGCGTGCCGCTGCTCGGGCCCGCCCCGGAGTTCCGCACGGAGCTGCTCTGGACCGGCCGCCCGGGACCTGCGGCTCTGGCGCTGTCCAGGGCGTTCGGCGGGTGA
- a CDS encoding cysteine desulfurase family protein has product MIYLDHNATTPVDPEVLNAMLPLLREHFANPASPHPAGQAVARLVERARRDVATLAGARPRDVVFTSGATEAANLAIAGVLATAPPHRRRVLVGATEHPAVLAAAHAAADLHGGSVQTVRVHPSGAVDLTHLRALLHPVPLSTGAGPAADPGGSGGSRGRDEADQADEADQVDEVDEVDEVALVAVMAANNETGTLNDPRPVAALTHEAGALFLCDVTQAFGRIPVSVTETGIDFATASAHKIYGPKGTGALIAGRSARARLAPLIHGGGQERGLRAGTLNTPGIVGFGAAARIAAALMDDEATRHRAQTELLFDLLVGWLGVGALEVNGPVEDGTGRPGPIRLPNTLNLRFLGADADAVQSCLPDVAVSAGSACHGGGDEPSPVLLAMGRSATAARESLRFSVGRFTTVDQIHAAAATVARAVLRVQSLRAVGSGEVPQPAEPEPAESAGPAGPAGPERPGASGRPPAGWSGAATPPQGRTPELPVPRSALP; this is encoded by the coding sequence GTGATCTACCTCGACCACAACGCGACGACGCCGGTCGACCCCGAGGTCCTCAACGCCATGCTGCCGCTGCTGCGGGAGCACTTCGCCAACCCGGCGAGCCCGCACCCGGCCGGTCAGGCCGTCGCCCGGCTCGTCGAACGGGCCCGCCGCGACGTCGCCACCCTGGCCGGCGCGCGCCCGCGCGACGTGGTGTTCACCAGCGGGGCGACCGAGGCGGCCAACCTGGCGATCGCCGGGGTGCTCGCCACGGCGCCCCCGCACCGGCGGCGTGTCCTGGTCGGGGCGACCGAGCACCCGGCCGTCCTCGCCGCGGCGCACGCCGCCGCCGACCTGCACGGGGGCAGCGTGCAGACCGTCCGGGTCCATCCGAGCGGCGCCGTCGACCTGACCCACCTGCGCGCGCTGCTGCACCCCGTGCCGCTGTCCACAGGGGCCGGGCCGGCCGCGGATCCCGGGGGCTCAGGGGGCTCCCGGGGCCGCGACGAGGCCGACCAGGCCGACGAGGCCGACCAGGTCGACGAGGTCGACGAGGTCGACGAGGTCGCGCTGGTCGCGGTCATGGCGGCCAACAACGAGACGGGGACGCTCAACGATCCCCGACCGGTCGCCGCCCTCACCCACGAGGCCGGCGCCCTGTTCCTGTGCGACGTCACGCAGGCGTTCGGTCGCATCCCGGTCTCGGTCACCGAGACCGGGATCGACTTCGCGACAGCGTCCGCGCACAAGATCTACGGTCCCAAGGGCACCGGTGCGCTGATCGCCGGCAGGTCGGCGCGGGCGCGCCTGGCGCCGCTGATCCACGGCGGCGGCCAGGAACGCGGCCTGCGCGCGGGCACCCTCAACACCCCCGGCATCGTCGGCTTCGGCGCCGCGGCCCGCATCGCCGCGGCGTTGATGGACGACGAGGCCACCCGGCACCGGGCCCAGACGGAGCTGCTGTTCGACCTGCTCGTCGGCTGGCTCGGCGTGGGTGCCCTGGAGGTCAACGGGCCGGTCGAGGACGGCACCGGCCGGCCCGGCCCGATCCGGCTGCCGAACACGCTGAACCTGCGCTTCCTCGGCGCCGACGCCGACGCCGTCCAGTCCTGCCTGCCGGACGTCGCGGTGTCCGCGGGCTCCGCCTGCCACGGCGGGGGAGACGAACCGTCCCCGGTGCTGCTGGCGATGGGCCGCTCGGCGACCGCCGCGCGGGAGAGCCTGCGGTTCAGCGTGGGCCGCTTCACCACCGTCGACCAGATCCACGCCGCCGCCGCGACGGTGGCCCGTGCCGTGCTGCGCGTGCAGTCCCTGCGGGCGGTCGGGTCCGGCGAGGTCCCCCAGCCCGCGGAACCCGAACCCGCCGAGTCCGCCGGGCCTGCCGGGCCCGCCGGGCCCGAGCGGCCGGGTGCGAGCGGCCGGCCCCCCGCCGGCTGGTCCGGCGCGGCCACCCCGCCCCAGGGGCGGACCCCGGAACTCCCCGTTCCCCGATCTGCCCTGCCCTGA
- a CDS encoding SDR family oxidoreductase has translation MATIAVTGATGHLGRLVVEELLALGVEPSTIVAVVRTPARAADLAERGVQVRAGDYSDPASLPAALAGVDTLLLVSGSELGQRVAQHTAVIEAAKAAGVGWIVYTSAPRADVTDLSLAAEHKATEEVLAGAGVPFTVLRINWYHENYTAQLGQYLSQGFVLGAAGDGRIRGASRADFAAGIAKVLTSTGHENAIYEFGGTPFTLAELAATITEVTGTTVTYRDVTVAELAATLGQVGLDEATAGLFAGIDGSIRGGALDVDADDLQRLLGRPTTSLADSVRAAKV, from the coding sequence ATGGCCACCATCGCCGTCACCGGAGCGACGGGACACCTCGGCCGGCTCGTCGTCGAGGAGCTCCTCGCCCTCGGGGTCGAGCCGTCCACGATCGTCGCGGTGGTGCGGACGCCCGCCCGCGCCGCCGATCTCGCCGAGCGGGGGGTGCAGGTCCGGGCGGGCGACTACTCGGACCCGGCGAGCCTGCCCGCCGCCCTGGCGGGGGTCGACACCCTGCTGCTCGTCTCGGGCAGCGAGCTCGGTCAGCGCGTCGCCCAGCACACCGCCGTGATCGAGGCGGCGAAGGCGGCCGGCGTCGGGTGGATCGTCTACACCAGCGCGCCGCGGGCCGACGTCACCGACCTGTCCCTGGCCGCCGAGCACAAGGCCACCGAGGAGGTGCTCGCGGGCGCGGGCGTGCCCTTCACGGTGCTGCGCATCAACTGGTACCACGAGAACTACACCGCCCAGCTCGGCCAGTACCTGAGCCAGGGCTTCGTCCTGGGGGCCGCGGGCGACGGCCGGATCAGGGGCGCCTCCCGGGCCGACTTCGCCGCGGGCATCGCGAAGGTCCTCACGAGCACGGGGCACGAGAACGCGATCTACGAGTTCGGCGGCACGCCCTTCACCCTCGCCGAGCTGGCCGCCACGATCACCGAGGTCACCGGCACCACCGTCACCTACCGCGACGTCACGGTCGCGGAGCTCGCCGCCACGCTGGGCCAGGTCGGGCTCGACGAGGCGACGGCGGGCCTGTTCGCCGGCATCGACGGGTCGATCCGCGGCGGCGCGCTCGATGTGGACGCGGACGACCTGCAGCGGCTGCTCGGACGGCCGACCACCAGCCTGGCCGACTCCGTGCGCGCCGCCAAGGTCTGA
- a CDS encoding cold-shock protein has product MAQGTVKWFNAEKGFGFISVDGGGPDVFVHYSSIVADGYKSLDEGQSVQFEIVQGQKGPQADNVTPA; this is encoded by the coding sequence GTGGCGCAGGGTACCGTCAAGTGGTTCAACGCGGAGAAGGGCTTCGGATTCATCTCCGTCGACGGTGGCGGCCCGGACGTGTTCGTCCACTACTCCTCGATCGTGGCGGACGGCTACAAGTCCCTGGATGAGGGCCAGAGCGTCCAGTTCGAGATCGTGCAGGGCCAGAAGGGGCCGCAGGCGGACAACGTGACTCCCGCCTAA
- a CDS encoding group III truncated hemoglobin — protein sequence MADSSARADNTARADSSARADSTGQPDSSGRADVGGRADIGGRADIAALVTEFYRRAFADPRLGHVFVDVARLDLPAHLPVICDFWQAVIFRAGTYRRNAFGVHADLHSRVPLTPELFARWLELWTTTVDELHSGPHADRAKLQAHRIAASMGRRLAEAPTAPGTPAPASTRAATATVATAVTTAVTAPGRHRRPSEPG from the coding sequence ATGGCCGACAGCAGCGCGCGGGCCGACAACACCGCGCGGGCCGACAGCAGCGCGCGGGCCGACAGCACCGGGCAGCCCGACAGCAGCGGGCGGGCAGATGTGGGCGGGCGGGCGGACATCGGTGGGCGGGCGGACATCGCCGCGCTGGTGACGGAGTTCTATCGACGGGCGTTCGCCGACCCGCGGCTCGGCCACGTCTTCGTCGACGTCGCGCGGCTCGACCTGCCCGCGCACCTGCCGGTGATCTGCGACTTCTGGCAGGCGGTGATCTTCCGGGCCGGCACCTACCGGCGCAACGCCTTCGGGGTGCACGCCGACCTGCACTCCCGCGTCCCACTCACGCCCGAGCTCTTCGCCCGCTGGCTGGAGCTGTGGACGACCACCGTCGACGAGCTGCACAGCGGCCCCCACGCGGACCGCGCCAAGCTCCAGGCCCACCGGATCGCCGCCTCGATGGGCCGCCGCCTCGCCGAAGCCCCGACGGCCCCCGGGACGCCCGCCCCCGCCAGCACCCGCGCCGCCACGGCCACCGTCGCAACCGCCGTCACAACCGCCGTCACGGCCCCCGGTCGGCATCGTAGGCCGTCCGAGCCCGGCTGA
- a CDS encoding winged helix-turn-helix transcriptional regulator, with product MSSERDMAVREPCPGEIGPSDELISDVFARGCSSRAALEDVGSKWGMLAMLALGEGSYRFNALRRRVEGVSEKMLSRTLQVLERDGLVIREVVSTIPARVEYSLTPLGGRVAGQLRALADLFEASAAEISRARTAYDADRGP from the coding sequence ATGTCTTCCGAGCGTGATATGGCGGTGCGCGAGCCGTGTCCCGGGGAGATCGGGCCCAGCGACGAGCTCATCAGTGACGTCTTCGCCCGGGGATGCAGCTCGCGGGCGGCGCTGGAGGACGTGGGGTCCAAGTGGGGGATGCTCGCCATGCTCGCGCTGGGCGAGGGCAGCTATCGGTTCAACGCGCTGCGTCGCCGCGTCGAGGGTGTCAGCGAGAAGATGCTCTCCCGGACGCTGCAGGTCCTGGAACGCGACGGCCTGGTGATCCGGGAGGTGGTCAGCACGATCCCGGCGCGGGTCGAGTACTCGTTGACCCCGCTGGGTGGCCGGGTCGCCGGGCAGCTGCGCGCCCTGGCCGACCTGTTCGAGGCGTCGGCGGCAGAGATCAGCCGGGCTCGGACGGCCTACGATGCCGACCGGGGGCCGTGA
- a CDS encoding class I SAM-dependent DNA methyltransferase: MSSFSQFDLRGYPTVDVRTGYEQWSASYDQTVEDFMDLALLDRLRQPAWTQVGRAADLGCGTGRTGAWLRARGVAAVDGVDLTPGMLALAAQRGAHDRLIEADATATGLPSAGYDLVVACLMDEHLPALVPLYAEAARLARPGALFVLVAFHPHFIMTSGMPTHYTDRSGVHRAITTHVHLVSDQIEAGLCTGWALAEMRENVVDDAWLTAKPQWGRFRGHPFALALVWRRGPALSGGAGGRP; encoded by the coding sequence ATGTCCTCCTTCTCGCAGTTCGACCTGCGCGGATACCCGACCGTGGACGTCCGGACCGGTTACGAACAGTGGTCGGCCAGCTATGACCAGACGGTCGAGGACTTCATGGACCTCGCGCTGTTGGACCGTCTCCGTCAGCCGGCCTGGACGCAGGTCGGGCGGGCGGCGGACCTGGGCTGCGGCACCGGCCGCACCGGCGCCTGGCTGCGCGCCCGCGGGGTCGCGGCCGTCGACGGCGTGGACCTGACCCCGGGGATGCTGGCGCTCGCGGCGCAGCGAGGTGCGCATGACCGGCTGATCGAGGCGGACGCGACCGCCACCGGCCTGCCCTCCGCCGGTTACGACCTCGTCGTGGCCTGCCTGATGGACGAGCACCTGCCCGCACTCGTCCCGCTCTACGCCGAGGCGGCCCGGTTGGCCCGGCCCGGCGCCCTGTTCGTCCTGGTCGCCTTCCACCCGCACTTCATCATGACCTCCGGCATGCCGACCCATTACACCGATCGCAGCGGCGTGCACCGGGCGATCACCACCCACGTCCACCTGGTCAGCGACCAGATCGAGGCGGGTCTGTGCACCGGCTGGGCGTTGGCGGAGATGCGGGAGAACGTCGTCGACGACGCCTGGCTCACCGCCAAGCCGCAGTGGGGACGATTCCGCGGGCATCCGTTCGCCCTCGCCCTGGTGTGGCGCCGGGGCCCAGCACTCAGCGGCGGGGCAGGCGGACGACCGTGA